From a region of the Nitrospirota bacterium genome:
- a CDS encoding NAD(+) kinase, whose product MKTIGILTKPKFPDVRHILKDLVAWLRERDKDVVLDGKTASLIGEHSTAKKTQIAARADMVLVLGGDGTMLNAARLVEETGVPILGVNMGGLGFLTEVTLDQLFPTIERVFAGEFTLEDRLMLRAEIHRHGEHVAQATVLNDVVVSKGTLARMIEVQIAIDGRFVTSLRGDGVIVSTPTGSTAYSLSAGGPIIAPSVQALILTPICPHTLTHRPLLIPSNAVLEVTLTSKDEGAMTTFDGQVGVAITQGDTVAVGASKHATRLIRFSDRTYYDVLRRKLKWGDG is encoded by the coding sequence ATGAAAACGATCGGCATTCTCACCAAACCGAAGTTTCCCGATGTCAGGCACATTCTCAAGGATCTGGTGGCCTGGCTGAGAGAACGGGACAAGGACGTTGTGCTTGACGGCAAGACTGCGTCCTTGATCGGCGAGCACAGCACCGCCAAGAAAACCCAGATTGCCGCCAGGGCCGATATGGTGTTGGTGTTGGGGGGCGACGGGACGATGCTGAACGCTGCCCGTTTAGTCGAGGAAACGGGCGTGCCGATCCTCGGCGTCAATATGGGCGGGCTTGGCTTTCTGACCGAAGTGACGCTCGATCAGCTATTCCCGACGATCGAGCGCGTGTTTGCCGGCGAGTTCACGCTGGAAGATCGGCTCATGCTGCGGGCCGAGATCCATCGCCATGGAGAGCACGTGGCGCAGGCCACGGTGCTTAACGATGTGGTGGTGAGCAAGGGGACTTTGGCCCGCATGATCGAGGTGCAAATCGCCATCGACGGTCGGTTTGTGACCAGCTTGCGGGGGGATGGCGTGATCGTCTCGACGCCGACGGGGTCCACCGCCTACTCGCTGTCCGCCGGAGGGCCTATTATTGCCCCCTCGGTCCAAGCTCTGATCCTGACCCCCATCTGTCCCCACACCTTGACCCATCGCCCGCTTTTGATCCCCAGTAATGCGGTGCTGGAAGTGACGCTCACCAGCAAGGATGAAGGAGCCATGACCACTTTCGATGGACAAGTCGGGGTGGCCATCACGCAGGGGGACACGGTTGCCGTCGGCGCTTCGAAGCACGCCACGCGCCTCATCCGGTTTTCGGACCGGACCTATTACGATGTCCTGCGAAGAAAGCTGAAGTGGGGGGATGGTTAG